The genomic segment ACTGGTTCATTAACTCTGTTCTGGATACAAATGTTGCATTGATATGAATATCATCCTGTAAAGAGTTGTATTCTTCAACCATGTCTGCAAGCATTTCCTGCTCTGGTTTCTGATCAAAGTAATGCCACATTGTAACTTCCTGCGGAGCTGCCTGTACAGTTGATGCTGCCATCAGCGAAGCCGCCAATACTGTTGCTGCAAATAATGTTTTTTTCATGTTTTTTCCTCCCTTTTCCTTCTTAGTTGGATTTTGTTTTGGTTAGTTGCACAATTTTTAGTCGTCTCTCTGTTGTTTTGTTGTATATATTTTACCATTACTTTTTCCAGCGCATAACCCAAGATTTTACGGAAAAAGGAAATTTGCACGGATAATATTTTAAGATTCAGGAAATATTTTAAGATTTTTTAAATTTTTTCCATATATTTCCGTTTTTTTACTTTTTGTTTGTTAATTTTTTACTCCTTTTTCTTATCTTTTTACTCTTTTATTTCCATCAGATATTCAGACGGACTCTTTCCAGTCACTTCGCGAAAGACTTTTTTGAAGTATTTGGAATCGGAAAATCCTACCTGATAAGGAACATCCCTCTGATCACAGATTTCTTCCCTCAGCATATATTGTGCCTGTTCAATTCTATACTCCCTGAGAAAAGTACTGAAATTTTCTCCGATATTTTTCCCAAAAAGATAACTGAAATATTCCTGGCTCAGTCCAAGATCTTCGGCCAGTTTCTTCTGGCTTATTTTTCCGGCGAATCCACTCTGTATGATATCAAGAGCCTGCAGGATCATAGGATGCGCATCTGGATACTTATCTCTCAGATTTCTGGATTTTCTGCGGGAATAACTGTTTTTTCCACTGATCTTATTCTCAATTTTCTTCAGTACTGCCTCTGCCTCATCTCTTGTAAGAGGTTTCAAAAGATACTCTGTTACACCAAGAGAGATTGACTGCTTGGCAAAATCAAAGTCTGCATATGCACTTACAATTACAAATTCAGTCTTAACTCCCTGTGCTCTGGCAGCTTCTATTACTGAAAGCCCATCCATAAATGGCATCTTAATGTCAATAAAAACCACATCCGGCTTCTGTTCCAGAATCATTTCCAGCGCTGCTTTTCCATTAGATGCCTGTGCCACAATCTCATACTCATCCCCCAGGCTCTGCAAAACCCTTACTAATCCCTGTCTGGTTCTCTGCTCATCTTCTGCAATTAAAATTCTCAATGTATAAAGACCTCCTCTGTTACTTTTTTTGCTACATTTATTTACTCTATATCTTTCTCCGGATTCTCTGGTATTGGAAGCCAGAAAGTAAATTTTGTCCCCTTTTCAGGTTCTGATTCCAAAACTACAGAAAGTTCTTCTCCATAATACATTCGCAGTCTTGTCACTACATTCTGAATCCCGATTCCTGTTCCTGCCAAATCCAAAGTATGCTTTTCCATAAGAATC from the Blautia wexlerae DSM 19850 genome contains:
- a CDS encoding response regulator transcription factor yields the protein MRILIAEDEQRTRQGLVRVLQSLGDEYEIVAQASNGKAALEMILEQKPDVVFIDIKMPFMDGLSVIEAARAQGVKTEFVIVSAYADFDFAKQSISLGVTEYLLKPLTRDEAEAVLKKIENKISGKNSYSRRKSRNLRDKYPDAHPMILQALDIIQSGFAGKISQKKLAEDLGLSQEYFSYLFGKNIGENFSTFLREYRIEQAQYMLREEICDQRDVPYQVGFSDSKYFKKVFREVTGKSPSEYLMEIKE